The genomic DNA ATGTCCTGAAATCATCTCCATCACTTTCATTCATCCGCTGAAAGAGGCTGGTCGGAGGAAGCTGTTTTGGATCACCAACAATAATGGCAGAATTTCCCCGTGCGATCACCCCAATCGCATCTGACACCGGGATCTGCGACGCCTCGTCAAAGATGACCAGGTCAAACCGGTGGATATCAGGGTCAAGGTACTGGGCAACCGAGATCGGACTCATCAGCAAACAGGGCTTTAATCGCGGAAGAATTGTGGGAATACTCTTAAAAAGACTCCTGACCGGCATGTTACGGCGCTGCAGGTGAATCTGATGACGCAGAACCCCTAATTCCTCCTTCTCTGCCCCTTCACCCCTTGGGATCCGTGCCGACAGTCTGGCCTCTATCTCCTTTCTGGTCAGGTCGGTGAACCTCTCATCAATCTCCCTGAATTTTTCGATGGAATCCTCAAACTTCGGGCGGTAAAATTCCTTCAGTACCGGATCCTGTTCACGAATGCCATCTACCCAGTTCTGGTAATAGCTCCGGAGCATCAGATCCTCAATCTGGGAATGGATAAGCGTTGCATCCTCATACCGTTGGATGACCGGTGAATACCCCTTCTCATCCGCTACCTGTCTGATCCGGTTCCACTGACACCAGCTCTTCAGGTGTGATGTCTCCTTCTCCCATCGCTGAACTGTTGCAGCCTGGGCACTGAGAAGATCGGTCACCGTTTGCTGCGGCCAGAGTATCCCGGGATCATACTGCAGCAGATCGGCAAGGGATGATCCTTCACGGTCATACTGGTGTAATGCATCCTCATAATCAGAGAACTGCTGCCGAATCTGCCTGGCATCTGACTCATTCATAAACCGGAACGTCAGATCACTCCAGCAGGTGACAAGCCGGATATACCCATCCTCATCTGCCCTGATTCGGGATGCAGCAGCCGAAACTGCCTCTGCTGACCGTACTAGGTTCTCACAGATATCAAAGTCCTGATCCTCCACATTCCAGTACCGGCCAAAGAACAGGGCGGCACGATCAGAGAAATTCCGGATGATGTTATCCAGTTCCTGCATCCGGTGGATCTTCGGGATGTCATGAGAGAATTCTTCAACCGGTGGAATGGACATGAGACAATACGGCAGGATATCTGATTGTATCTCCCTGACCAGTGCTTTCCGCCGCAGAAACCAGGCTGATCTCATGCTCTCAATCTTTTTGGAGAGAGAGGTGCAGTCAAGCTGGGAGATATCTGGATGATACCGTCCTGCCAGATAATTCCATATCCTGTTCCGCTCCTTTCCGGCCTGAATGAAACCGCCTATCTCTTTACGGGTATGGGGGTCCCGAAGAGCACGAAGCAGATCAGGGGAGAGGGCACATCCAGCTGTGCTGAGTAGCCGGTATATCGGGATAATCTCGTTGAGAAATGACGAGGGAGATGCCGGATCAATTCCCAGAATATCACACAGAATTGGAAAGAGGGAAGAAAGTTTCTCAATAGAGGATCTGAAATGTCCAAGCCCCGTCTCCACTGCCGTCTTCCATCTGGCACTCCACTCCGTGCAGTGGACACCTGCCCAGACATTATCCCGTGGATGGACGATCTGCCCGGTGATGATCCGGCTGTCATGGATAAATGCCTGGATATCCTGAAGCGTTTCCCTCGTACAATCAGATGCATCCGGCCATGAAAGGGGTATATACTCTACATTTCGAAGACGAATAAGACGCTCGAGCCCCTGGTAGAAACTCTCCCCGGTGCTCCTGACCGAATGAAGGGCGTGGACATAGGAGTTCAGCCCGGCCCGAAGGTCGGCAAGATATTCGGCATACAATGACCAGTCATCAGGAGCAGGTAATTCATCCAAGGAAAGGACCTCTTCAAACTGGCGTAATACCTCCCGTTTATGGCTCTTGTTCGAGTGAAGTTCAAGGCAGAATGGTGCAAGGCCGGACTCTTTCAGCCGGCTGTGAACAACATCAAGGGCTACCCTTTTTTCTGACACAAATAATACCGTCTTCCCAAGAGCCAGACAGTGGGCGATGATATTAGTGATGGTCTGCGACTTGCCGGTCCCCGGTGGTCCATGGAGGACAAAGGTCTTCCCTTCCCCGGCAGCAATGACTGCAGCAAGCTGTGACGAATCAACACCAACCGGGCAGAACGCATCTCCCGGCTGCACAGCCAAATCAAGGGTTGCCGGCTTTCGAAATGATCCATCCTTCGGGTACGGAAAGAGGTGGGGTTCCACGAGATTACTCACCAGGGGATTCTCCATGAAGGCTTCAGCATAGGTAGAGAGATCCCGCCACATGAGATACTTAAGGAAGGTGAAGTGACCGATGACTGCCGTGCTCACTACCTCATATCTGGGCAGATTCTTCACACTCTTCCTGAACTGGTGCAGGACTGCGGCAACATCCACCCCGTGCTCATCTATCGGAAGTGGATCGATGGAAGATATCTCAATCTGAAAATCCTGATACAGTCGCTCTAACAGGGTTGTGTTGATCCGTGGTTCGTCATCTCCCATCCGGATGGAAAACCCGGTAGTCACATCTTTTCTGGTTATTTCAAGGGGTATGAGCAGGATGGGTGCATGAAGGGGTGTATCAGAGATGTCTGTCTCATACCATATCAGGGTCCCGAGTGCAAGGTAGAGGGTTTCTGCTCCGCTCTCTTCCAAAGACTTCTTCGCCTGGGCATAGAGATTGTACAGTCTTTTACTCAGTTCTTTCTCTGATATCTGACAATATAATCGATTCCTGCCCAGTTCCTCGACAAAATACCCAAACAGGGGATCATGCGGGAGCAGGGAGTGGGGGGTAACTTCTCCGGTATGATCAAAGTGATGCACATGAAACGCTCTCCCTTCAAAAACCGCATCCTTCAGCCGTGTGAGATCCGGAGTCAGAAGCGTGAGATGAGACCCCGAATTATACATATTCAACAGGTGGTTTCTAAGCGTGAGATCAAGGAGATTATGCATCCACCGTTCGAGCCGGGGATAGCAGGATCGTCTCTTCTCATATGGAAAGAAAGGCAGGGGCGGGTGAATATCGCCAGGAGGAGCAGGGATGGAACCGCTAGATCCATCTCCTTCAGAGAGATTATCCGGCTCTGTTCTCCGGTCCTGATCATCCGGTATCGGGGTTTCATCTGAAACTGCCAGTTCTTCTGCCCACACCGGAAGAGGAATGATATTATATCTCCCATTTCGTGAGGTCTTTATATCAATAGCACAGAAAAAACCCTGACTGTCAGAGAGGTGACCGGCTCCACTGGTCACAGACATCTCAAAAGATACAGGGGTATCAGACGTCGCCGTCACCACGTCAAGAAGGAGAATTTCACCAAGTTCTACCCGCTTTTTGATGGGCAGAGATGCTTCAATGACCACATCACTGAAGGTGTCAGGAATCAGCCAGCATCCGGCAAAGGCATGGCCCTCAGTGATACATATGAGGGGATGAAGACCGATTCGCTCAAGACATCCGGCATACAGAAGGGAGAGATCAAGGCAGTTTCCCATCCGTTCCCCGATTATCGTATCTGCAAGCCTTACCTTCTGCCCTTCCTGTTCAAACCCGGCTTCAGGTGTCGCATACCTGATATGCAGATCCTGGAGTGCAGCATAGACCGCCGCTGCCATCTTCCTGACCCGGTTACTGTCACGAGTCTGATACCCGGTCAGTGAGGAGTCCCTGGTCCACCTATACAGGATATCCTGTGCTTTTTGTACGATTGCAGTAATTTCAGGACTGTTCGGGATGATAAACGCAGATATGAGTTCAGGAACTGACCGAAGACCACTCCATTGATCATAGGCAAGAATCCTGACCGAGTATGACTGAATGAGAAGTGGTTTCCCTTGGTACGAGATCTCAGCCGTGAATGAACCATGAACCGGAGAAACGACCGTTCTGAAAAATCCATGACGAAGGATGAGAGGGATCGTATGAATGGTAAAGGTCTCCCCAGGTGATATCTTTGATATGATGATCTCATAAGGATCAGAAAAAGAGGGATCTGATGTGATGCAAAGACGTAAGGCATGTAAGGGAGTATCTGCCAGGTTCCCGACCTTTATCCGCTTGATGACAGGAATCCGGTTCTGCTGAACCGCATAGCTGATTGCCGAATCATACTCAACGATGAGAGAGAGCGGGGATGACCCATCAGGTACACTCTGTTGATCTGGCGGAAATTTTTCAGTATTCACCATATCACCATTCTGGTCATACGAGAAGGATCATGTTCACATCGGCATCGTGGCTGTCGGTACCGGCCTTTATTGATCTGGTATGTTGCGGGTGTTTATGCTTTCGAAAAAACCGGATACCATAAGAATAAATTCAGATATCAGGTAAAATGTATTCCCCTGCACGGGGATTTGTGTGTCAGGTGGGAGAATGTGGTGAACAGGAGTTCATATGATGGATGGTAGGTTATGCAGGGGATAATAGTAGTATCCACAAAGAGATATATGAATATACGTGTATGAACATATTGAGCATTATGAGCAATGTGAACATTTCTGATTCACGAGGAAATACATGACTCCGGCCACAGAAAAACTTGAGCAACTGGTCCACATCATTCCAATTGGGTATGAGATCGACCGGGTGATCACCCCGTTCCAGGAGATAAAAGCCCACCGCGTCCACCTCATCTCAATGGATGACCTGACAAAGTATGATAACCCAAATGAACATGCACTGACGTCCAGGCAGCATGGATTTGATGAGCGGAACCGTGCGATTCTGGAGAAAAAGGGGATAGAAGTGGAACTGCACCGGATTGACATGTTTGACATCATTGAAGTCATGAAAACCATCTCATGGCTTATTGTCAAAGAGAAGAAGATGGGAAACCGCGTCTATGTCAATATGTCTGCCTGTGGAAAGATCGCCTGCGTCGGGGCGACTCTTGCTGCCATGATCCATAATGTCAGGTTATACTATGTCAGGGCCAGCCGGTACTCATCAACAAAGAAAGAACAGAATGAGCACGGACTGTCGATATGTGATGCGGTAAAGGTGTGGCAGCTGGAGAATTTCAGATTTGCACTCCCTGATGAATCATCACTCCTCATTCTTAATTATCTTGCGAATAGTGATGATGCACTCTCCTGTGATGATCTCATCCGGTACCTCCATTCGATGCATGTTGACGGGTTTGAAGAGGATTATTGGAATTATGCATATGAAAAGAGGAGAAAAGTGCAGACCAGATACCTGATGAAACTGCAGAACCGGTACTTAAGTAAACTGGACGATGCAGGGTACATCAAACGAAAAAAGATCGGGAGGAATACGGTAGTGAAACTGACCAAGACCGGGAGGTATGTTGCGGCTGTAAGCGGGATGGATGGAGATACTCTGTAAATACGCCCGGAACGGAAAGGCCGATAAGAAGATAATTAATTCTCTTCATCTAAAAATTTCTGATGAAAAAATTTCTTCTCCTCATGAGTCTGTGTGTATTCATGATGGCAATTCACGGATCTTCGGTCTGTTTCGCCGCAGAAACCCCAAGGCTGGTTGATTATTCATTGGATCGATTCAACAAGGCTCCGGACCTGGTCAATACCGAACTGGACCGTATGAATAAATCACCGGTTCTGGTCGATACAGCACTGGATCGGTTTAATAAGACATCAAATCAGGTGGATACAGAACTTGATCGGTTCAATAAAACTCCTGATATTGTGGATACCAGACTTGATCGGCTGAATAAGGCTCCTGTCTTTGTCAATACCGAACTGGACCGGTTTAATAAGACACCGCAATTGATAGATACGGAACTTGATCGGTTAAACAAGGCGATAGAACTCGTGAATACCGAACTGGACCGGTTTAATAAGACACCGCAATTGATAGATACGGAACTTGATCGGTTAAACAAGGCGATAGAACTCGTAAATACCGAATTGGACCGGTTTAATAAGACCCCTCAATTGATAGATACGGAACTTGATCGGTTAAACAAGGCAATGGAACTTGTGGATATCGAGCTGGACCGGTTTAATAAAAAATTTGATCTGGTTGATACTGAACTGGATAGGTTCAATAAGACACCATACTGACCATACTATTTTTTGTAACCCGGGTTCTCCACCCTTTTCTTAGTTGAGGTTTATTCATCTTCAGATGTTCAGGAGGAATCAAGAGAGCCAGATTACCTATCGCAATCTCATTTCCCGGTTCAAGTGCCAGCACCCGCATCGACATCTCTCTTGACTTGTCGTTTTTCTCAAGGAACCGGTATAAAGTTCCAAGGTTATTTAGACCAATAACATAATCCGGGTTCAGCGATACAGCACGCTCTAAATCCGTTATTGCTGCCTCAAATTTTTGCTGCTGCATATATGCAATTCCCCGGTTCCCAAGTCTTCTAATAAACGAACTTCTTTCCGAAATCTGAACACATCTGTTTCACCGCTTTTCTCCCGCTCAAAACAGCCCCCGGTATTCCACCGCCCGTGACAACCCACTGACCGGCCATGGAAAACCCGGAGAGACCAGGGAGGATCTGTGGCAGATCCAGGAAGAAGGAGTCAGGGGTGACCTGCCAGCCCTCATAACTTCCCCTCCAGTTCCCGGTATACCTGACAAAAGTCATGGGCGTTGCTACATCCATAACCTCACATCTTTCAGATAAGTCAGGATACTGCTGACATAAAAGGGCTAATACCTTTCTTCCGACGTCATCCTTTTCTGCCAGGTAGGCTTCACTGTGGTACTGCAACCGGTCCCAGTACGAGTAATCTGCAGTAATCCATGTCGTAATAACCCCTTTTCCTGGTGGATAGAGGGTGGGATCATGGACATGATTCCTGAAACTGATGGTATCCTGCTTCACTCCGGCAATCTCAACCGGATTGTCAAACAGTATGGTCAGATCTTTCGGGATATGGGAGAGATCAGTACTCAGCCCGAATGAGATGAAGACGATCGGTGGAAAAGGTTTCAGGTTCTGGTAATAGCCTCGGATGGTGTCATCACAGTATGCTCCTTGCAGCCACTCAAAGATCGTGGTATGCCCGTCAGCACAGGAGATGACATAATCAGCATACCGCTCGGTCCCGTCTGCAAGTCTGACCCCCTTTGCCCGGTTTTTTTCGGTGATGATTGCGGTTACTTTGCTCTTATACCGGATGACCCCACCAAGGTCCAGGTATCTCTTCTCAATTGCCTTTGCACATGGCAAGGACCCCCCGATCGGATACCCGGCATTTTTTGCCCCCTGCATAGCAAGACCCATGAGCGGAAAGAACAGAGACTGCCCTTCCCACCCAAACCCTGCAGTGAGAAGATTTCGAAGAACAGGACTCTTCACTTCTGACAGTATATCATGAACGGTTGGTTTGTACCGTTTCATCAGGCTGAAATAAGGGATATATCGGATGATATCAAGGATGGTCATGTCAACCAGTGTCTCCATCCTGCTGAGTTTTTTGATATCCTTGCAGAGCCGGGAGATGAAGGGTGTATCTTCCGGTGATATCCGGATCAGCTCGTCGTATAACCTATCAGGATCCGTGTAGATTGTAATCTCGTTCCCATGCTCATCACGCACGGATGTCCATGAGTCAGTATGATGAAACCTTCTGCCCTCCATCAGTCCGAGTTTGTCATAGACCTGGTACAGGGGTGTCCCGGGTTTTGAGCCGCAGAGCCAGTGGATACAGAGATCAAAGGTATACCCCTTCCGGGTCCACGCGGTACACAGCCCACCGGGGATTGTATGCATCTCAAGGATCTCGGTCTCAAATCCGTTCATCCGGGCAAAACAGCCGGCGGAGAGCCCTGCCATTCCTCCACCGATAATCAGAACTGACGGAGCCATATGGTATAGGGATAGGTGATGATGGATGATATTGACTATGATAGACCAAACAACTCAGTTCTTTTTGTATTCACAGGCCTGATCGATAAATGAGCGAATGGGAATGGACAATCACCCGGTATACCTGACCTGATAAATTACCCCGTTCATATCATCTGAAATCAGCATTGATCCGTCTGGAAGGATCTCAACATCGACCGGCCTTCCATACATCTTCCCATCCCTTAGCCATCCTTCAATAAAGACAGATAGGAGATCGCAATTCATTACCCGGAATATCCGCTCACAGATATGAGAGAACATACACCGGTATCACACGGAGGGATAATCATCATACCGGTTACCGGTGACTCATACTTTGGGTTTTGGAATATCTGATAGGCTATCAGTGATCAGATAGAATAATTACTCAAAGCCTCTCCAAAAAAAATCCGGGGGGATTGTCTTTTTCACCCGGTTATACTTTTTTCCGGTCAGGCCTGCCAAAAGAGAACCTGATTACATCTTTGGGACAGGCATCAATACAGGCTCCGCACAGGATACATTCAGCCTGTTCCATCCGGCCCTGTTCCACCATGGAGAGGACATCAAGCGACTGGGAACATTCCTTTGTGCACCGTCCACAGCTGATACAATCTTCTGAATGAGCGGTCAGCTGAAGGCCGGGAAGCCCGATGGCATTCCGGATCTTCCTGCCAACGATCATCAGGACAGATATGGGACAGAAGAGATGGCACATCCCTCTTCTCCCGAGGAACAGTGCGATTGTAGTGATGATAAAGAGGATAACAATAAACACGGTCAGTTCTATAGGGCCGGCTACCGAGAGGCCATTGGTTGTCTGATAGAATGGCTCAATTGAAGTTATGCCTCCTGCTCGGATGAAGAAGGCAAGCAGCATGAGGATCCAGAGGACAAAGAGCCCGTACCTGAACCGGTCTATCCAGGGGTTTGTTATCCGCTTTTCCTGTACCTCACGAGCCAGATCCTGAAGAGAGCCAAAAGGACAGATCCACCCACACCATAATCTTCCGCCAATCAGGGAAAACAGGAAGATAAAGGTGAATATAATAGCACTCCCAGTTACTATTCCAGATACGGCTCCTTCAATGATGAGAACCGGTGAGAGGTAAAAGAATGTGACGGGGAGGAGGAGGAGTGAGATTAGAAGGATCAGACGTCTGAGCTTTTGCTGGTTCATACACCACCCAATCTCATTTTTATTGATTCAGGCATATTACTCTACCACAATATATCGCTGGATATAGGTCGTATCTGCATCGGCTGGTGGTTCCCAGGATCGGCGGTATACTCCGGTAAAGGTCTGGTTACCAGGGGCAATGGCCTCAAGGGTCCACATATGCACCCCTCCGGCTCCGACAATCTGCTTATTCTCCGGGCCTATGAAGGAGTCGTTCACAATGGCAAGTCCATCAGATACGGATACATTCCAGGTGTATCCGGTTGTCGGATTTTCCTTTAACGTCACTTCGGTCATCTCTCCTACCTTCAGCTGGATGGGAGACTCATTATCAGTTTTGTTCTGGAGCATGGCTATCTCCTCTTCAAAGGAAAGCGGTATATCAGGTTCAGATTCGGTGTCTGTCTCTGATAGGCCGGGAGTATTCTCAGGCACTACAGGGGTTTCAACCGGATTGCTGGAAGTTCCGGTGCATCCACAGAAACATACCGCTCCGGTCAGAAGCAGGATGATGAAGATATACGGATTCATGTACTACATTCACGTCAGGGAGAGGGAAAAATCTGTCGGTATCAGGGAGAGAGAAGAAACAGGTAAAATAAGGGGGATGACCGGTGCATTAGATATCTGAAGAGAGCACAACGTAGCATAAATATATGTCGATCATAATAGGAATTATTTATCATGGTTCGGTGGCAATCCATTATGAATGACCGAGAGCATACACAGCAGGATAGATCCTGATATCCTGCAGACTCTCCTTGACCAGAATCCTGTTGCAATGGCCCAGTTTGACACCCAGTTTCATTTTGTATATGCAAACCAGGCATTTTGTGATCTCTCCGGAATCGCTTTTGAAAAGCTGATCGGGACCAGAATTTCAGACCTGAAGATCGTAAAACTGGAAGGGGAAGGATCCAAAGCGGCCATCGAAGAGAAGCGAAGAGGAAAGGCCCGGATAGAGGTTGAGTTTCCATCCGGATTTAAAATACTGAACGCCTATACCATCCCGGTTCTGGACGCAGAGAAAAATGTCACATCAGCTCTCGGAGTATATACGGATATTACCGCTGAAGAGTGGGAAAAACTGAAGACTTCACAGATAATTGAGAATAATCCCATCCCATTCCTGTTATTAAAGACCGACCTGGGAATTGAAGGAACCAACACGGCATTTTTAAAAATGACCGGGTATACCACGGACCAGTTATTAAGGATGAAACTCCCCGATTTTCAGATTCTGAAACTGGAGGGAAAATCTGCACGTGATTGTATTACTTCAAAAAAAGAGGCAATTAGCGATGCATTCATTGATTTTCCATCAGGCAAGAAATATATCAGGCTCTATTCCATCCCGCTTCTTGATAAGAAGAACGAGGTAAACTCGGTTCTCATCACCTGTGTGGACCTGACCCCCCAGAGACGGCTGGCTGAATATCAGCAGACAGAAGTTGAACGTCTTGCACAGAACCTTCAGAACCTGGCAAAGGGAGATCTGCACTTTGATCTAGCCACCGGTCAGCCGGATGAATATACAAAAGAGGCCCATGCACAGTTTGCCACCATTCAGGAGAACCTGAAATTAGCAGGAGATAACCTGACCGGAGTAACCAAAGAGATGGATCGGCTCATCCAGGCGATAACGGCAGGAAACCTGAAAATCATGGGGGAGGCAGACAAATTCGCCGGCACATATCAGGAGATCATAAATGGCCTGAACAGGGTCGTAAAGACGGTTGATGTTCAGGTATCTGCAGCAATAACTCTGTCCGGTGAATATGCAAAGGGAAATTTCTCGGTAATCCCTCCAGATATCAAGGCGGAAGGAGACTTTCTTATCTTAAAGGAAGCACTGATGAACATCGGAGTCCAGGTCTCTGCCGTGCTGAAAGAGATCGACCGGGAGATGGAAGAACTCACGACCAGGGCCGAAGAAGCAAACGCCGGGGTGAAGGATGTTGCAGAAGGGTCTGCCATGGTGGCAAAGAATGCCGCAGAGGTTGGCAGCCAGAGTGAGCGGGGGAAACAGAATATCGACCAGGTTCTCCGGGCCATGATGGATCTCTCGGCAAATGTGGAGGAGGTGGCATCAAGCACCGAATCAGTCAGCAAAGTCACCCACGACACCGATGAACTCTCAAAGAAAGGGGTTGAACTTGCGCATAATGCAGAAAACGGCATGAAAGGGATCATGGCATCCTCCGGTGAGGTGGAGCGGATCATCACCGAGATCAAGGGTGAGATGGCACAAATTGGAAAGATTGTGAATGTTATCACGGATATTGCCAGCCAGACCAACCTTCTTGCCCTCAATGCTGCCATTGAAGCAGCCCGTGCCGGTGAAGCAGGACGGGGGTTTGCCGTTGTTGCAAGTGAAGTCAAAGCCCTTGCACTTGAGTCACGGCGGTCTGCAGAAAATATCGCCGAGATGATAACCAGCCTGCAGAAAAAGTCTGATGAAGCAGCAAAGGCAATGGACCAGGCAGAGAATACCGTATCACAAGGAAATGAGGCGGTTCTTGAAACCCTCAATATTTTCAACCAGATCGTAGAGTCGGTCGGACAGATTGCCAGGAACATGGATGATGTGTCAAAGACCACCGAGCAGCAGGCGGCGTCTGTTGAAGAGATTACCGCAAGTGCTCATGAAGTGAACAGTCTGGTCGGGGAGATTGCAACCGAAGCAATATCCGCAGCATCTGCAGCAGAGCAGAGCTCAGCCGGGACCAGCCAGATTGTCACGGTGGTTGAGGATCTGAATAAAATAATTATTGAAGTATCCAGGGCAATCGGGAAGTTTCAGTATCGATAATTCTAAAAATATTTTTAGGGTCAGATTAAACTCATCGTGGTCTGTTCCATACTCCTAAATCCACTACTGGTTGTCGTCATTATTGTGATGACCATCTGAATCAGTTTCCCGAAAGAATTATACCAAAACTCGGTTGTATAATCATAGCCATTCGTTTTGGTGACAATTATCCCTTCATTATCATTTCTTGTAATACTAGTTATGATTCCTGTATCAGGATCCTGATCAAAGGTACCGGTACCAAGGCCAAATGCTTCTGGAGGTATGAAAATTCCTCCAATATGGGCCATACCAGATACTGTGGTAGTTGAACTCTGGGATGTGACCATATCCTGTGAGACTGTGGACACTACAAGCGGGACATACCGATTTGTCACCGATCCAAAAATATACGAACTGCTACGGGGATACTGCGCAGGAGGACCAATTTGTCCATCCACCGAGAAAACCTTCGCACCCGAATAGGAGAGACGAAGTCCATCTGTCACCCATGTTGGTATTCTTCCGCCCATCCAGGGGACCTGTATGGTCCTGATATTTCGTAAAGCAAATACAGAGTAACTCCCGGACTGGCGCTGATACTGCTCACCCCCATCCTGGAACCAGGCATTATTCTTAATATCCAGTTTATGATAGAGGAGCATACCGGTCTTCAGATCATATATAATCGTCAGAATTCCCCCAGCTCCATCTGAAGAGAAGTCAAACTTAATTGCTTCATACGCAGTCCCTCCGGTTGAATAGGGTAAATGGGTAACTACAAACGTCTGGGTTGACCTGTCTGCTACTGCAGCAATAACATCAGGATTTACCCA from Methanospirillum hungatei JF-1 includes the following:
- a CDS encoding protease inhibitor I42 family protein produces the protein MNPYIFIILLLTGAVCFCGCTGTSSNPVETPVVPENTPGLSETDTESEPDIPLSFEEEIAMLQNKTDNESPIQLKVGEMTEVTLKENPTTGYTWNVSVSDGLAIVNDSFIGPENKQIVGAGGVHMWTLEAIAPGNQTFTGVYRRSWEPPADADTTYIQRYIVVE
- a CDS encoding methyl-accepting chemotaxis protein; translated protein: MTESIHSRIDPDILQTLLDQNPVAMAQFDTQFHFVYANQAFCDLSGIAFEKLIGTRISDLKIVKLEGEGSKAAIEEKRRGKARIEVEFPSGFKILNAYTIPVLDAEKNVTSALGVYTDITAEEWEKLKTSQIIENNPIPFLLLKTDLGIEGTNTAFLKMTGYTTDQLLRMKLPDFQILKLEGKSARDCITSKKEAISDAFIDFPSGKKYIRLYSIPLLDKKNEVNSVLITCVDLTPQRRLAEYQQTEVERLAQNLQNLAKGDLHFDLATGQPDEYTKEAHAQFATIQENLKLAGDNLTGVTKEMDRLIQAITAGNLKIMGEADKFAGTYQEIINGLNRVVKTVDVQVSAAITLSGEYAKGNFSVIPPDIKAEGDFLILKEALMNIGVQVSAVLKEIDREMEELTTRAEEANAGVKDVAEGSAMVAKNAAEVGSQSERGKQNIDQVLRAMMDLSANVEEVASSTESVSKVTHDTDELSKKGVELAHNAENGMKGIMASSGEVERIITEIKGEMAQIGKIVNVITDIASQTNLLALNAAIEAARAGEAGRGFAVVASEVKALALESRRSAENIAEMITSLQKKSDEAAKAMDQAENTVSQGNEAVLETLNIFNQIVESVGQIARNMDDVSKTTEQQAASVEEITASAHEVNSLVGEIATEAISAASAAEQSSAGTSQIVTVVEDLNKIIIEVSRAIGKFQYR